The nucleotide sequence GGATGACTACCCGATGATAGGAATCGGTTTTAAGTATGCGGTTTTCTTTTTCAGGATTGCTGCCACTGCGCATCCTTATTGTTTTAAATGGTTAATGTACTTCGAGATTCCTTCGCTTGCCGTAAGCAGGTCGCGGTTTAGGATCTCTTTCATTTTAGAAATATCGGGACATCTACGGGTCATATCACCTTCCTTTAATGCAGGTAAATGCACGATCCTGGACGAACTGTCACAAAGTTTTACGATAAGCTGAGCAAGTTCCAGTATGGTCATTTCCTCATCGTTTCCAATATTGATCACATCGTTATTGACCAACTCGTTGTTATGGATATTTAGGATGGTATCTATGTTATCGTTGATGTAACAGAATGTTCGTGTCTGACTCCCATCCCCATAGATCGTAATGTCCTCTCCGTTTAAGGCGGCCTGAATGAATTTCGGGATCACAAAATCTTCGCTCTGGTTGGGCCCGTAGGTATTAAAAAATCTGAAAATGGTATAATTGAGTCCGAATTCGGCTTCATACGATTTTAGAAAAGCCTCGCCTACGTTCTTAACTATGGCATAGGGTAATTTTGAATTGAGTGGTGTAGTATGTTCGTTCTGAGGAATTTCGAAGGGCTCTCCGTACACTTCCGAAGAGGAAGAAAAATAGACCTTTTTAACACTGGTATTTTTAGAGAGGTTAAGAATATTTTCAAAACCCTTAATGTCCTTCAATACCCACAACGGGTTATCCAACGTTCTTTGTACGCCTACTACTGCAGCGAAGTGGAACACATAATCGAATTTATGAGCATAAAAGATGGAAGAAATATCATTAAAATCGTTTACATCGGCCTTTACAAAAAGTACGTTCTCTCTTTTTGGTACCTTAGACAGACTTCCGGTAAGCAGGTTATCGGCTATTACAACAAAATTGCGGGAATCCTCAGACAGTGCAAAAGCGAGGGAGCTTCCAATGTTTCCGGCGCCACCGGTGATCAATATTTGCATATTCGTTTGGGTTGATTATGTGTTAGTTGATCCTGCAATTTAAAAACTTCTGTAATCAAATTGAGGAAAATAAAAGAATTTATAGCCCCGATGGGTCAATCTCAGCACAAAATCTCCAAGCTGAACGCTAAAAGCGTATTTAAGTCCGAGTGCCTTATTCGCTGCCATAGCCCTTAATTGTGGGAAAAAATCGTGACGTATCTTCCCTTTTTCTTCTGGAGGAGCCGTCTGTACCATATCGTAATACAGTGCCGCCTGACGATAAAATAGATATCGGATCAGCTTTTTTTGTGCAGGATTATCACGCTGAAGCAAATATAGGAACTGTTTATTTCTAAACTGAAATACCGAGCGTTTCGCACTCAAACTCATACCCGCTGTATTGGATATCCCCTCATTGCTGGAGCGAATAAAGAACAAGGGGTGATTGGTAAATCGTTTGTATTTGAAACCCTTTAATACCAACCTGAAATGAAAGTCCTTTTCCTGACCGCGGTGCAGATCTTCATCGAATACTTCCTTTGTTTCAAGTAAATACTTTTTACGCCATAGGGGTGATGGTGTATAAAAACAATAATCGTGAAGTATATAATTTTCAACCGGATTGTCGGTGGTATCATCCTTCGGCATCACCGGAAGATTTTCTCTTCCGTCCTCAAAAAACCGTTCTCCGTAGCCCGCTGCCATATCCAGGGTGGGGTCTGTTTGTAGTAGCTTTACTTTCTGTTCCAGAAAATCGGGAGCCGCAATATCGTCACTGTCAAACCAGTTTATGAGCTCGCCATTGCTCTTTTCAAAACCGTAATTTCTGCAGGCGTTGGCTCCTTTGGGCCGATCTGCAGGACGGTTGTAAAACCGAAATCGGGAATCCTTGTTGGTGTATTGTTCTATCACACCCGGGGTATCGTCTGTAGAACCATCATCCACCAAAATACACTCCCAGTTTATATAAGTTTGTGCTACCAGACTATCCAGAGTATCCGGAAGCAGATCGGCCCGATTATAGGTGGGAATTATGATCGATACCAATGGAGTCATAGTGCATTATTATTTGAAATTGTATGTCGAACCAGTTCGAGATAACTTTTTTGCAATTTCGCTTT is from Constantimarinum furrinae and encodes:
- a CDS encoding NAD-dependent epimerase/dehydratase family protein encodes the protein MQILITGGAGNIGSSLAFALSEDSRNFVVIADNLLTGSLSKVPKRENVLFVKADVNDFNDISSIFYAHKFDYVFHFAAVVGVQRTLDNPLWVLKDIKGFENILNLSKNTSVKKVYFSSSSEVYGEPFEIPQNEHTTPLNSKLPYAIVKNVGEAFLKSYEAEFGLNYTIFRFFNTYGPNQSEDFVIPKFIQAALNGEDITIYGDGSQTRTFCYINDNIDTILNIHNNELVNNDVINIGNDEEMTILELAQLIVKLCDSSSRIVHLPALKEGDMTRRCPDISKMKEILNRDLLTASEGISKYINHLKQ
- a CDS encoding glycosyltransferase family 2 protein gives rise to the protein MTPLVSIIIPTYNRADLLPDTLDSLVAQTYINWECILVDDGSTDDTPGVIEQYTNKDSRFRFYNRPADRPKGANACRNYGFEKSNGELINWFDSDDIAAPDFLEQKVKLLQTDPTLDMAAGYGERFFEDGRENLPVMPKDDTTDNPVENYILHDYCFYTPSPLWRKKYLLETKEVFDEDLHRGQEKDFHFRLVLKGFKYKRFTNHPLFFIRSSNEGISNTAGMSLSAKRSVFQFRNKQFLYLLQRDNPAQKKLIRYLFYRQAALYYDMVQTAPPEEKGKIRHDFFPQLRAMAANKALGLKYAFSVQLGDFVLRLTHRGYKFFYFPQFDYRSF